The Pantoea trifolii nucleotide sequence CAGGTTCCGGTCGGGATTGCGATTTGAAAGCTTCCTCACTCAAACTGAGAACCAGGCTTTCAACTTTTTTTGAAAATATGGCAAAAATTATATCATCTCGTCTGCCCATAAGCAGCCGATTAGCCAGTGCAAAAGTTACAATTTTGTAAATGCGCACGTACAGTCAAGGTCAGACTGCGGCATCACTTTGCCATTCCAGTTGGGTAAATCCGGTCAAACGGGCGAAATGCTGCACCAGACGCGGCTGCACATCGGCGGGCGTAACGCCCGGCTGCAGCTGGCTGAGCTGCGTCATCTGCATTCCGGCATAACCGCACGGATTGATGCGCAGGAAGGGCGCGAGATCCATCGCCACATTCAGCGCCAGGCCGTGAAACGAGCAGCCTTTACGGATGCGCAGCCCCAGCGAACAAATCTTGTCATCGCCCACGTACACGCCTGGCGCATCCGGTCGCGCACGGGCGCGGATGTTGTAGTCGGCTAGCGTGGCGATCACCGTTTCTTCCAGTGCTGTCACCAACTCACGCACGCCCATCTTGCGGCGTTTCACGTCGATCAGCACATACATCACCTGTTGGCCGGGGCCATGGTAGGTGACCTGGCCGCCGCGATCGCTTTGTACCACCGGAATATCGCCCGGCATCAGCAGATGTTCGGCTTTACCTGCCTGACCTTGGGTAAACACGGGATGATGTTCCACCAGCCAGATTTCATCGGCGGTGTTGCTGTCGCGTTGATCGGTAAAGTGATGCATCGCATCGGAGATGGGTTGCCAATCGCGCTGGCCGAGTTGACGAACAAGAAGCGTATTAGCTGACAAAGCAGAGATCCGGTAAAGAGTGGAAGGCAGAGTATAACGCTGGCAAAGCGGACTTTGCCAGCGCCAGAATTACAGCACCATACGCACGATTTCGATGTTGCCCAGCTCTTCGTACAGGGTTTCAACCTGCTCAATGTGGGTGGCGATGATGGTAATGGAAACCGAGTGATAGTTGCCTTTGCTGCTTGGCTTAACATCCGGTTTGTAATCGCCTGGCGCGTGGCGCTGCACCACTTCAACCACTTGATCAACCAGCTCCGGTTGCGCCAAACCCATCACTTTGTAGGTGAAAGGCGTAGGGAATTCGAGCAGTTCATTCAATTTGGTTTTCATACATTGACTCCGGTGCTTAAAAAAACAGGCTCCCGCCGAGGCGGGAGCAAAGATAGTAGCTTATTTGGGGGCAAATTGGCGTTTTTTCAAGCGCGCCTTAGCCAAACCAGTGGTGGAACATCAGTTTGATGTAATCGATGATGCGGCCGAAGAAACCGCCTTCTTTCACTTCGTTCAGCACCACCAGCGGACGCTGTTCAACGGTTTTGCCATCCAACTGGAAGTTGATGCTGCCCACGACCTGATTTTTCTGCAGCGGTGCGTGCAGTTCAGTGTTGTTCAGCACATAGCTGGCTTTCAGGTCTTTCATGCGGCCACGTGGGATGGTCAGATAGGCATCTTTTTCCACGCCCAGCTGAACACGATCGCTGTCACCGAACCACACGGGCTCAGACGCAAATTCTTTGCCTGCTTTCAGCGGTGCCACGGTTTCGAAGAAGCGGAAGCCCCACGTCAGCAATTTCTTGCTCTCGGTTTCACGGCCTTTATAAGTCCGACCGCCCATCACTGCGGAGATCAAACGCATCTGGCCTTCAGTGGCAGAGGCAACCAGGTTGTAGCCCGCTGCGTCTGTGTGACCAGTTTTGATGCCATCCACGTTCAGGCTGGTATCCCACAGCAAACCGTTGCGGTTAGTCTGCTTGATGTTGTTAAAGGTGAAATCTTTTTCACGGTAAACCGCGTACTCATCGGGCACGTCACGGATCAGCGCCTGGCCGATCAACGCCATATCGCGCGGCGAACTGTATTGGCCTTCGGCATCCAAACCGTGCACGGTCTGGAAGTGGGTGTTTTTCAGGCCCAATGCGCCAACGTAGTTGTTCATCAGGTTAACGAATGCGTCCTGGCTGCCGGCAACATAATCCGCCATCGCCACACAAGCGTCGTTACCTGATTGCAGCACGATGCCGCGCGTCAGCTGAGAAACCGGTACACGATCGCCAGGCTTTAGGAACATCAGGGATGAACCTTTGAATACCGGATTACCGGTTGCCCAGGCATCTTTGCCCACGGTCACGATGTCATCGTTATGGATTTTGCCCGCTTTGACCGCCTGACCAATAACGTAGCTGGTCATCATTTTGGTCAAACTTGCCGGATCGCGGCGTGCATCCGCGTTCTTTTCGGCCAGCACTTTGCCGGAGTTATAGTCGATCAGCACATAAGCTTCAGCATCAATGTCCGGTACGCCCGGAATCATAGTCTTAAGGTTAATATCGTCCGCAAAAGCGGCATGGCTGAGAGAAAGAGCGACCAGTGATCCCACTGTCAGGCGTTTCAGAAAACGAGAAGGTTTCAGCGTATTCATGTTCAGGACTACAACATCCGTGGGTTTAGAGTGAAAAAAGTGCCTAACTATAGCAAACGCCCGATCGGGCGACATCTTGCTTTGCAAATCAGTTTCAGCAGGAAATGTCACTGTCCGTTACATTGATGGACGGGCAGTGGTAATAAATGAGCTCATTTGCGCTTCAGTGTTTAGACGCTGCTGCAACGCGGCGGCTTCGGCACGGCTTTGATAGCCACCTAACTGAATACGATAGACGTTGCCATTGGCTTCAACGGCGCCCGGTACGCCAAAACGTTTACCCAGGCTTTCCGCCAGCTGGCGCGCCCGCGCTGGATCGTTAATCGCACCAACCTGCACCACATAACCGCTGCCAGCATGGGCATTCTGGCTGCTGGCAGGCGCGGCTACGGCTGGTGCGGGAGAGGTTGGTGCTGCTGGCGCGGCAACCGGCTCGCTGCCTTCCAGCACACCCGTGGCTAACGGCTGCGGCGCACCGAGAAAACCGCTGCTTTGCACTGGCGCACCCATGCTGTCACTGCTTTGCAAGGTGCTGTTATCTACGGCGCGCACATCTTGCGGTGCAGGCGCGGGTGCCGCATTGGCGCTACCGCCCATCATCACCATACCGCCGCCGAGGTCCGGACGCGCGGGCAGGGCATAGCTCTGTTTGGCGACGGTGGTTCCGATGGTGCCGGGACCAGAAACTGAGCCATCCGGAGCCACTTTGATGTAATCAACGCGCACGCGGGTATTGTTAGAGATATTCAGGCGATCGCCCGCCGCACGCGACAGGTCGATAATGCGGCCTGGCGTATAAGGACCGCGATCGTTAACGCGCACCACAATCTGGCGACCGTTGGCGAGGTTAGTGACGCGCACATAGCTCGGCAGCGGCAGCGTAGGGTGCGCGGCAGTCATGCCTTCCGGATCGTAAGATTCACCGATAGCAGTGCGATTACCCTGCGCTTCGTCACCGTACCAGGTGGCTAAACCCACTTCACTGTAGTTCGACGGATCTTTGATCACGCGGTAGTTTTTACCGTTGACGCTGTAATCCTGGCTGGTGGAAGGATTGATAGGTTCATAGCGTGGTTCCACGCCAGGAATTTCCACTACCGGGCCGTTATAGGCCGATTGCGGTGGCGCAGTATTATTCTGCGGTTCCGGTGTGGAACAGGCAGCCAGTACCAATGATGCCAGTGCAACCCCAAGCCAGTCCTTACGCATGTGCAGCCTCTTAAACGCTTTTAGATAACATTTTTCGATGAGTATGGATCGACATCACAATGCCAAATCCAGCCATTAACACAATCAATGCCGATCCGCCGTAGCTCACCAGCGGCAGCGGTACGCCAACCACCGGTAAGATACCACTTACCATGCCAATGTTAACGAAAA carries:
- the lipB gene encoding lipoyl(octanoyl) transferase LipB, which produces MSANTLLVRQLGQRDWQPISDAMHHFTDQRDSNTADEIWLVEHHPVFTQGQAGKAEHLLMPGDIPVVQSDRGGQVTYHGPGQQVMYVLIDVKRRKMGVRELVTALEETVIATLADYNIRARARPDAPGVYVGDDKICSLGLRIRKGCSFHGLALNVAMDLAPFLRINPCGYAGMQMTQLSQLQPGVTPADVQPRLVQHFARLTGFTQLEWQSDAAV
- the ybeD gene encoding DUF493 family protein YbeD; protein product: MKTKLNELLEFPTPFTYKVMGLAQPELVDQVVEVVQRHAPGDYKPDVKPSSKGNYHSVSITIIATHIEQVETLYEELGNIEIVRMVL
- the dacA gene encoding D-alanyl-D-alanine carboxypeptidase DacA; this encodes MNTLKPSRFLKRLTVGSLVALSLSHAAFADDINLKTMIPGVPDIDAEAYVLIDYNSGKVLAEKNADARRDPASLTKMMTSYVIGQAVKAGKIHNDDIVTVGKDAWATGNPVFKGSSLMFLKPGDRVPVSQLTRGIVLQSGNDACVAMADYVAGSQDAFVNLMNNYVGALGLKNTHFQTVHGLDAEGQYSSPRDMALIGQALIRDVPDEYAVYREKDFTFNNIKQTNRNGLLWDTSLNVDGIKTGHTDAAGYNLVASATEGQMRLISAVMGGRTYKGRETESKKLLTWGFRFFETVAPLKAGKEFASEPVWFGDSDRVQLGVEKDAYLTIPRGRMKDLKASYVLNNTELHAPLQKNQVVGSINFQLDGKTVEQRPLVVLNEVKEGGFFGRIIDYIKLMFHHWFG
- the rlpA gene encoding endolytic peptidoglycan transglycosylase RlpA, with amino-acid sequence MRKDWLGVALASLVLAACSTPEPQNNTAPPQSAYNGPVVEIPGVEPRYEPINPSTSQDYSVNGKNYRVIKDPSNYSEVGLATWYGDEAQGNRTAIGESYDPEGMTAAHPTLPLPSYVRVTNLANGRQIVVRVNDRGPYTPGRIIDLSRAAGDRLNISNNTRVRVDYIKVAPDGSVSGPGTIGTTVAKQSYALPARPDLGGGMVMMGGSANAAPAPAPQDVRAVDNSTLQSSDSMGAPVQSSGFLGAPQPLATGVLEGSEPVAAPAAPTSPAPAVAAPASSQNAHAGSGYVVQVGAINDPARARQLAESLGKRFGVPGAVEANGNVYRIQLGGYQSRAEAAALQQRLNTEAQMSSFITTARPSM